CCCTTAATTATTTCACGAATAGGCAGCACCGATCCAAAGGCAAAGCAAGCACAACTTGCAAGTTGTCCAGGTGGAAGGTGATTTGAATAGGCGAGATATCATAAGCTAGTAGCTACACATGATATAGTGTAACTGCTTAACTCTGTTAGCAATACTAAGATAAGTCAGCTTACACATTTTGAAGGTTAGTACTTCTCATAATAATATGcaactaaattttttaatttatttttataaccGTAGTATCCTGGCCAGCTCGCGTGTAACTCGACTAAGTCCACGGGATACCTGTTAACTACCACCAGCACAGGTACCGGGTAACTCTGTCCACCACGGCTTGGACAGATGGAAAGAAATCACCGAGTGGTTTTGCCTCCACttggatttgaacctgagaccacatggttctcaacccacttcattgaccactaggccgcTCACATGGGTACAGCAACTAAATCTTATCTATAAAAATCCACAGcgcaagaaaacaaaaagatcaAAGCAAAAAATCACCATGGATGCCATTCCACTCATCAATCATTCAGGATGAACCTTTTCTTTTTTCGGGGATAAATCTCATTACACATGCTAGAGTATCATTGACCCTAAACCTTTAGaggtttcacaatcccatgcccCTTAGGGACTTGAAGCTACATATGAGTCTGCAGTATCTAAGACCCATATCGATTAACATGTAAAGGTCCTCTCCATCTGACTTCCTCAACATATGGACTCAGATGTCTAAGAATTacccaaaaaataaataaaaattactaCATTTTAGCTACTGCCAAGGAAGCAGCAACTAGGAAAGCTTTGAGAACTCAGAGAAAAAAAGGTATCAAAAGGAAAAGCAACGAACTAcgacttagatatacaatacaagcaaatcaaaacaaagCAAAGAAAATAGAATCCAAGTCCAAACTTGCGATTGCAGATAGTCATAAAAGGACTAGTTGGAATACTTTTTAAAACATGAAAATATGACCCTATGAAGAGCCTCCACTGTAGCAGAAAGGTAGACAAGGTAAACAAGGACAAATTACATAAAACAGACAAACCCCCTTAACCAACATGTTTTCTGAGCTAAGCTCAAACACTTGCCAGGATTGTTGGTAATGACTCTTACATAACCTATGGGAAGGCAAACTATTTTTCGTTGTAGGATTTCATAACTGTGCCAACAGAAAGGCAGGACATGCAAAAACTTAGAATAGGTTATATCAGTTTGTAAGAGTTACATGAACTTCAATTGAGTAGTTTGACATTAAGTATAACTAACCTGCCTTGCAGAAGTTGGCTAAGACCAATAGATCCAAGCACCGTTAGTGAGATCATAGGAAGTCCATATCTCATAAATGGCGATTTCCTTCCCAATCTTTTGTATGATGAAGTTGGGTTCTGAACCTTGGAAGCAGAGGAGGATGCTAGCTCACTAACTTTATTAAGCTGACTCATCATGGTCTGAGCAGTTGTCATTGGTATACGTCAGGAGGTCCCCTCCTTCACAATCTCCAACTAGGCAAGAAGTTTATAATAATCAATCAAATATTTCCGCTATTTCCTAATCAAAACATGACCTTCTCTGTTCACAAATTAAAGGTTTTTTTTCTACTCACAATTGAGAATTAACAAACACAAAATTTAGCACAGCTCGGCCATCAACTCCATAGGAATTCATTTGCAAAAGAATGTAATGCCACCCCACTATACATTTTTGACATCATCTTCTACAGTAACCATTGAAGAACCAACACTATACCCAATTCAGAATTTGTCATCAGCTTCTATACTACTTTGGTCCTACTTATTTAATGGGTTCAAGGCGCACTTTGGAGAAAATAGTTACAGGGGCTTAAAGCTaaagcaaatataataaatagttTCTAGAAAGGGCACACAAATTCGGCACTTTCTAAGACCAGAATGCAAAACTTGCATATATTTCAAACGAAGGAAACCTATTGAATTCAATTTCAGAAATAGAAGTCCTTTCTTTACAACGGGCACCAGCAAATAATTCAATTTAGCACTGCAAAACAGTAACCAAGTTTATGGAATTTTCTTGGCAGAAACAAAACGGGAACTTTCTACGGTTGACGCAACGAGATAAAGAAGGAACGAATAGGAAAGGCGCGGTGGGTGTGGTCGGGGGGTTGCGAATTTAGGATTTGGAGGTTCCGGGTGCCATATTGCTTTGAACATAAACATGTTGTCATTCATGGTCGAAATATAGTATACATTTAATCGGTAATCCTCGGTTCCGGTTATTTTCCTTTTCGCTTTATATAGACAAATTGATctaggtaaaaaaaaaattactagtTATTACCTAAGTTGCTCTGACacggcagtttaggtgccgcatccgtgtcgacacgacactagtatggatgtgggtatgggatccgtaccggatctgATCAAACAATTTTGTgtactttgaccacgacggatggaaaaattcgagacgagatacaatttgattcacAAAATCAGAAATAAAACTAGGGAACCTTATCTTGAAAATCAATCATTTACTTATCTACagcttgagaataaaaaagaaatgcaCACTTTACAAGTTATACGTAAGTATTCCtcaaatttctcataatttagagatattattttttttaattatttttagccggatccccgcacccgtatctGTACTAGGATTGTATCctcgaatcttagaatttacatcacgaaggatccgacctctagatctgcACCCGTATCCGAGCAACTTAGGTTATTACGACAGCCTAAAGCAAATAAAATTTCAATAGTATTGCTAATATCACAAAAATATATCACTCGGTtacaaattgagaaaaaaaaaaataacctTGAATATTAGAACTAGTTTAATCTTATCTAATAATTTGTGAACCCTGCATATACGATACACATTTACATCAATACATTGACTACTACTCATTTTTAGAGGAAGAGAAAGTAACAGAAGATTATCAAGGAACAACAAGTTTTATTCTTTCAAACATTTTCTGAAATTTTGTTTTTCGTTTTTGTTTCCACTCTTAAAAAACACATTTCacaagttatttcttttcttt
This sequence is a window from Nicotiana tomentosiformis chromosome 5, ASM39032v3, whole genome shotgun sequence. Protein-coding genes within it:
- the LOC104114221 gene encoding uncharacterized protein, with protein sequence MTTAQTMMSQLNKVSELASSSASKVQNPTSSYKRLGRKSPFMRYGLPMISLTVLGSIGLSQLLQGSKDIAKVKDDQEWEIIETRKALSRAGPVNAYNPKKINLEEELKALQEKVDINDYEYKKIPKPKESA